The Desulfatibacillum aliphaticivorans DSM 15576 region CAGGATACTGCCCTGCCAGGGCTGCCCGAATGCGTTGGAAACACAGCCTCCCTATTATCCTCTATCTTGTCGGATTGCTCCGCGTGAAGAGATGGGCGCTTAGGATGTTTTTGTGGAAATTTTTACCCCGCCTTGTCCTGATCCCTATCCTGGCTTCGCGTAATCCGACCTACATATCGCCTTGCGATTTCGGCAAGGCGCGGCTATGTAGGGGCTACTTCTGTTGAAAAGACTTTCAGGCCGTGGGAGGCGCGGAAGGTTTCCATTCCGTGTTTTCCGTGACTTCCGTGGTTCAAAACAAACGTACAAAGTGGGTGTTCAGCCTTCAATCAGCCGGTATAATAATTGATAACCATTTGAATTTAAATATCTTTAATATGCATTCCGACGCACAGCATGGGAACGAAAGAAACCTATCCCCTACGTGGCCCATGGACGCTCGGGAATGCCGGATCCCCCCCACCACCACCCTGACCCTCCCATCAGGCGGGTAAGGGATTTTATAGGACGATCTTCTTTTGCGCGCAGCGCCATTTTAAAGTTTTGATCAAACTTTTTAGGCCGCGTTGCGGCCCGAAGATAAAATGTTTGCCGCCGGAGGCAGGCCGTTTTATTTTTTTGCAGTTTGCAGTTTGCAGTTTGCAGTTTGCAGTTTGCAGTTTGCGGTTTGCAGTTTTCGCTTCACCGCCGGAGGCTTATCCAGGCTCTCGAATTAATAGCAAAATCACATTTTTTTCATCGTTTGGCAAAGTAAAAGACTTGCGAAACCGCGTCCAAAAAGGGTATAGGAACAGGCAGAGGGTTTAACGCGGAGGGTCGCTGTTCAGGGGGGACGCAGTTTACTCATGTTTTCTCCGGCATTCTAGCTTCGGAGGAAGACATTCTCTTCCATTATTTCCAATCTTTCCGTCCATGGCGGCGGCCCCAGGCTAATAATCTGAATTCCATACATGGAGAGCCTGATGGCTTCACTATTTTTCTTGCGCAGGAAGGGGGGCGCCCTGCATGCGTCCACCTTGCGCCCGCGCCTGACAGCGTGGGCCGCATTGCCGGTTTTGTTCGCCTTTTTGTTTTCCGCCGGCGCCGCTTTGGGGCAGGAGCCCCGTTTTAACTGGAAATTCGCCACCCTGGCTCCGGAAGGCGTGGGCTACGCCGTGCAGATCAAGCATGTGGTCAAGCCCAAGTTGGAGGAAGTGGGGCAGGGCGACATCCGCATCAAGATATACTGGAGCGGCGTCATGGGAGACGACGCCGGGATCATCCGCAAAATGCGTTTCGGGCACTTGAACGGCGCCGGCCTCACCGGCAGCGGAAGCATCAGCCTGTGTCCTGAGATGTCGGTCCTAAGCCTGCCTTTTCTCTTTTCCGACTATGACGAAGTGGATTACGTCCGTAAAAACATGCGGGACGATTTTGAATCCTACATGGAGACCAGCGGCGCCTTTCTGTTCGCTTTTATCGATCAGGGCTTCGACCAGATTTATTCCAAAAAATACAGCTTTACCAAGGAAGAGGATTTTCGCGCCGCCAGGTTTCTGACCTGGTACGGACCGGTGGAGGAGGAGTTTTACCGCAGCCTGGGGAACAATCCCATTCCGGTCAGCTTTCCCCGGGTTCTGCCCAGCCTGAAAGACGACGTGGGCGACTCCTTTATGGGCCCGGCCATCCTGGTGGTGGGTTCCACCATGTTCACCATGTTCAAGCATGTCAATCCAACCTTTATTCGATACTCGCCGGCCTGCTGCGTCATCCGTATGGAGGACTGGAACAGCCTTCCCCAGGAATACGTGGACGCCTACTATTCGCTGCGGGACGGCATTGAAAATGAATTTTGCGTCCAGAACAGGCGGGACGATAAAAAATATCTGGTGGCTCTTAGCAAATACGGAATCAGCGTGACCCGCACGGACCCGGAGACCGTGGCCGCAATCCGGGAAAAGGTCAAACCGGTCTGGAAAGAACTGGAGGGCCGGGTATACCCTCCCGAAGTTCTGGAAAAAGTCACCACCCATTTGCAGCAATACCGTAACGCCAAAGCCTCAGGCCAGGAAGGCGAAGTTCGCTAGGAAAAATCAATGGCAGCACAATCTTCACATTTTTTTGATTATAATACCTGGCTCCGGTGGATTGTCAGCCGTCCATGGATTATGCTTCTGATAATCCTGCTGTTGACCATAGCTGCGGGATATCGCTTGCCTTCCATTAAAATAAACGCCTCGTCCTACGCAATCTCCGTCAAAGACATTCCGGAATTCGCCGCTTATGAGAATTTCTTGCAGGAATTCGGGGGCGCCGAATACATTCAGGTGGCGGCCAAGGCAAATAATATCTTTGAGCCCGAAACCTTCGCCAGGGTTAGCCGCATGGCCGACAAACTGGCGAAGATTCCAGGCGTTCAGACGGTTATCAGCCTGCCCGGCGCAAAGCGCGACATGGACCTTTTGGACGAATGGACCCCGGCCCAGTTCGAGGAAAAAATCGAGCCCGTGGATTTGTTTGTCCGCAACATCATTTCCAAAGACAAAAAAACAACGACCATCACCCTGATCCTGAACGACATCCGCGGCGGGGAAGAGGAGTTGGTCAGAGCAATTCAAGAGGCTGTGGACTCGGAAAAGGGGGACATGACCGTTTATGAAATCGGCATGCCGCTGATTTCCCAGGCGGTTTTAAGCGTCATAAAGCGCGACTTCATGATTCTACCGCCCGCGGCGTTCGTCGTCATGATTCTAACCCTGATTGTTCTATTCAGGTCCATACGCATACTCATCGGCCCCCTGGCCTGCGTCACCATATCCATTATTTGGGCCTTCGGCGCCATGGCGTGGACCGACACTCCGGTGGCGGCGCTCACCCTGGTGGTCCCCATATTTCTCATGGCTGTGGGTACGGCTTATTGCCTGCATGTGGCGGCCGAATATCAAAACACGATAGAAACCGCCAAGACGCCCAAAGAAGCGGCAATAGCCTGCCTGGAGCAAGTGCGCCTGCCAACCGCCCTGGCCGTGTTCACAACCTTGATCGGCCTCTCGTCTCTCATGCTCAACCGGACCGAGGCGGTCAGGGAATTCGCCTTTCCCGCATGCATCGGCATGTTGTCCCAACTTGTCCTGATATTGCTTTTGTTCCCGGCTATATTGGCCATGACGCCCTTGCCGAAAAAACAGGCCAAGGCGAAAAAAGAGGACCTGCTGGACCGCCTGCTGTCCAGGATCGCTGTCCTGAATCTGGATCACAGCAAAAAGGCCCTGACCGTAATTGCAGTGATCGTCGGCGTGTCTCTGCTGGGCTTTTTCCTTTTAAAGGTGGACGCCGACGTGACAAAATACCTGGGCAAGGACGCGCCGGTAACCAAGCATTTTCACGATGTTTATCAGGATATGGCCGGCTGCTTCCCCATCAATGTAATTGCAAAAGGGAAACGGAGCGAATGCTTCAGGAACCTGGACAAACTCCACCGGCTTTCCGAATTGCAACGCTACCTGGAGTCGGTGGACGGCGTGGATAAGACCATATCCACGGCGGACTATCTCAAGCTCATCAACTACTCGGTCAACGGCTATCGCAAAGAAGACTACACCCTGCCCGAAACCCAGGCGGATTTGGAGAACCTGTACAATCTCTATAGAATGCTCCTTGGCGGCGCCGACACGCAAAAATTTGTTTCAGACGATTTCAACTTGGCCAATATTTTGATGATGACCCACATCTCGTCCACCCACGAATGGCTGGAAACCCAAAAGCGCATCGAAGCCTATTGCCAGGAGCATTTTGGCGAGGATTTCAGCATTTCCATCACCAGCATGGCCGTGATAGTGGCCCATAGCAATGAAATCGTGACGCTAAGCCTCATAGAGGGCCTGCTCATAATCATTTGCGTGGTCCTGGGGATCATGCTGGTGGCGTTGTTATCCCCCAAAGCAGGGCTAGTCACCCTGCTGCCCAATTGCTTCCCCTTGGTGATCCTCTTCGGCGCCATCGGCTGGTTTTCCGTGGAGCTTTCCATGAACACCGCCATGGTGGCCAGCATTGCCATCGGCCTGGCCCTGGACGACACCATCCATTACATGGTCCGCTACTCCCGGGAGCTCCGCCACGGCCTGGACCGCCGCAAGGCTCTTGAAACCGCCGTTCGCAGCGTAGGGCGGCCCATCATCTTCACCAGCATTACCATCACCATGGGCTTTTTGATTCTTTTATTCTCCGGGTACAAGCCCACGGCGACCTTCGGCGCCCTCATGGCCGTCACCATGATGTCCGCCCTTGTGGGGGACCTTATAATTTTGCCCAGCATGATGCTTAAGGTGGATCTGGTGACCCTGCTTGACCTCCTGCGGGTCAAGTTGGGCATTGCTCCGGATAAAGGCATTCCCTTGTTTGCCGGGCTTTCCAAATCGCAGATCCGGCTGCTTTTAAGCGCCGGAGCCATCAGGAACTATCCCAAGGGCCATATTTTGATGGAGCCGGGCAAGGACGGGGATTCCCTATACGCCGTCATATCCGGCGAGGCGGCCTTGTATCACACCATACCGTCCCAGGACGACAGCCTGGCGGGCGCCCGCATCAGGCTGGCCGCCCTCAAGCCGGGAGACGTGATCGGCGAAATGGGAGGGGCCTCCAGTTGGCACGGCAAGACCGCAACCCTCATGGCCACCACCTATGTGGAATTGCTTGAGATTAATCCGGGCGTGGTCAAGCGGATTCAGTGGCTGTCCCCCCCCACGGCGTATAAGTTCATGCTCAACCTTGTGGAGGTCCTGGCCCAGCGCCTGGAAAGCACCACCCAGAGGCTGGCGGGGGAGGGATACCGGGATTCCGTCACCGGCCTGATTAATCCGGCCTCGTTCGAACGCGCCCTGGAAAAGGAAATCCACCGCGTAAGGCGTTACGGCAGCCAGTTGGCTCTGGGCGTGGTGGAAATTCAAAATCTGATAGACATCAGCACTCGTTTTGGACTGCATACGGGAGACCGGGTTTTGGCGCACGTCTCCAGGGTGTTGGGCAAACGCATCCGGGAATTCGACACCCTTTGCCGCTTGGATGAGCAGCATTTTGGCATGCTTTTGGTTCGGGCCGGAGATGAGGGCGGCCAGGCTATTGTCAGGCGGCTCTCTTCGCTGTTGAACAAGGACCTGGACAAGGACCTGCCCAGGCTGGAGGTCTCGGTGGGTTTTGTGGTTTTCAGCGGCGAAGAGGACGTCACCGCCGGCCAATTACTTTCCCGCGCCCATAAAGCGTTGGAAAGCGGAAAAGATCCGGACGCCTTCCTGCAGCGGCTTGTCGTTTAAAAGAAGCTCAATACGCATTTGCTATTGTAAAATGAAACGAGGGAGCGGCTTTTTCAGCCGTTCCCTCGTTTGGTTGGTTCGGAGAATATGTTGAGGATCACCCGGTCGCTTGTTGCTGCTCCGGCATATCATCGTAAAGAATGCCATCGAGCAAGCGCCCGGCTTTCTTTTTGTTTACCCCGCCCCATTGTTTGAAGAAAAATTTGACGCCAGCCTCGCAGCACTGGTCCCTGATATCGCAAACCCACGCCTTTTCCATGGGCCTTGAGCCTGGGCCGGATTCTCCGCCTACGATCACCCAATCGATGCCTTTCAGGTTCATGTCTGGCACAGGTCCCAAAAGCGGCTCCAAGGACAAAAAACGTACGGCTGCCGGGATTTCCCTAAGGTGATCAATACGTGATTTGTAATCCTGGTTTTCTATGGTGACGCCCATCCAAATGTTTGGGCTCCATTTAAGCTCATTAGCCATGGTCATGGCCCGGCGTGAGCGCTTGGTCAAAACTTGAAAGCTATGCCAATGGGCTTCTTTCATGACAGAAAAGATTTGTTGAATGAATACATCCGGGACGGAAGAATGAAAAGTGTCGCTCATGGAGTTGACGAATATAACCTGCGGCTTTTTCCAGTGCAGTGGATAATCAAGGACATGGGGATGCAGGCTTGGCTTGAATCCGTCCACATAATTAGGTTGGCCCATGGCCTGTAATCGCATTGCCATGCGCTCAGCATAGCAATGGTCGCAGCCAGGGCTGATTTTCGTGCACCCTGTCACCGGGTTCCAGGTGGATTCCGTCCATTCTATTCGCGAGCTAGCCATTGCCTATCCATTTGATCTTATGTCGCTTTTCCGTTTTTGAGCAGGTGTCGTAGTCGAACCCAATCCTTCTTTTATAGTGCACCTTACCACGTTTTTTCAGATCGCTCATCTTTTCTCGTGCATGTTTTGGAATATGCCCTTCCTCAAGTGTAAACCTTAGTACCTCCCAGTTTGTAACTTCCCGCTTTAAGGCAACAAATTTCTCTAGTTTCCTTTCAAAGGCTTCAACTTTAGATATTTTTTGATCCTCTTCAAAAATTTTAATTTGTTCAACATCGTCAATATCATAGTCTGCCTCTCCGGCCAACTTGTCTTTATTCCAAGCGATTTTTAAAAATTTCTGTACTCCCAGTAAATGCTTTGATCCAAAGATAAGTCCATATATGTTGCTGTTTTTCATAATAGAAAAAGGGTAGAGCAAGGTCAGATTATTATCGGGGATTCTTTTCCTATATGTTTCCAAGACAATTCTATGACTTTGGTCATGTGGGGCATTTTTAATCACCTCTGGGTCTAAATCCGGGAATATAGTTCGAAAACTTGGCTCTCCTGCAAACCTCCTTAAGTACGACGATGATATAAAGAAGAGAAAATCAGTTTTATCCATAGAAATTAGGCGATAAAATATCGGCTCGTTGACCTCTTTAACTCCATTCTGGTCTAAGAAAAATAGATTCGGCTGATTTCGGAATTGATTTTCCATCTTATAGAAAAGAGCTTGAAATTCGTCCTTAAATGGCAATACTTCAATAAGATCCTTAATGGCGGGGTGCAATTGCCCATACTCTTGGTTAATTGTTTTTTGAAGTAAATCAAATTTTTCGGGATCCTTCTCATTCAGGAGAATTCGGACTCTCACATTTTGTTCTATAATATTGCTTTGGTACTTTCGGATGTTATTAAAGATCAAAACTGGGCTCCCAGGGACGCCTTTCTTGTCATATCCAGGGCCGGCAAAGAAATCACAGATCATTAGCCCTTTAGGGCCTTGCCTGAAGAACACCGGAAGCCACTCTTCAAGATATCTTTGGAAAATATCCAGCTTAGTTTTGGTCGCTTCATCAAACGGCCTGCTGTGCAGATTGGTGATCGGCATCTTGCCTCCTTAAATGAAAGAAAGACAAAATTTAGACGGGCATGGTTATGTCGCAGAGGAAACTATCCTTTAATTATCATAGGATAGACAAATAAAAAAGAGCTTTATTTTACACATGTCATTCAGTTAGGGCTATTCCAGTGGTCTTAGGCATTGAGCTATCCTAAATATCCGCTTTCAATGAGCTTTTGCGCCAGCCAGTAAAGGGCCATGCCGGAGATGACCGTCCCGCCCAATGATTTGGTCTTGGCGGCGATGAAAAAAACAGGAAAAGCCACAAACAACTTGGGGTTTAAAAAGTCGAAATGCGCGCCCTGAGCGGTTTTGGCGACGATAAGGTCCGGCGCAAGCAAGGCGGCCAGCAGGGCCGGGGGGATGAATGACAGCCATTCGGAGAACCAGGCCGGGACGTCTCTTTTGGCGAACAAAGCCAGGGGGATGAAGCGGGGCAGATATGTCACAAGGCCCATGCCCAAAAAAATCAGGAATAATTGGAAGGTGGTCATGTTTTTTCCTCCCGGGCCTTTTCGAACTTTTTGAAAAAGGCTGTCCTGCGCAACGCCAGGCATACCGTGGCCCCTGTCATGGCGCCCACGATCACATACATGTTGCCTTCCGTATACAGATGCATGACCGATGCGGCCAATCCTGCGATCACGGCCGAAGCCACGTATATAAGCCCCCGGATTTGAAATATCAGCAAGCCGATGAACATGGCGATAAGCGCGTAGTCAATGCCGAAGGCCCCTTGAGGAATAAGCTCGCCGAACCAGGCGCCGGCGATGGTGCATAGAATCCAGCACAGATTGGAGGCATGATTGACCACCAGGGCTTTTTTCGGAGTCCAACCGCCTTCGATAAAACGGGTGTAGTTGACTCCAAAGCTCTCGTCAGTGACTCCGTACGCGTATAAGGCAAGCCCTTTGAGGCTCATGGAGTCCAGGTGCTTGGCCAGGGAGGAGCTTAAAAGCACGTGGCGCAGATTCACCACAAAGGTGGTGATGATGATGGGGATGGAGGCGGCTCCGGAGACCAGCATGGACACGCAAATGAACTGGGCGCTGCCCGCAAACACGATCACGGACATGAGGGCCATTTCAAAAACGCTGAGCCCCGCTTTTTGGGCGAGAACCCCAAGGGCCATGCCGATGGGCATGTATCCCATGCAGATGGGCCATGCTGCAGCCAGCCCCTGCTTTAAGAAATCTTTTTCCTTGTCCTGGTATTCGGCGTCCATTTCCTGTAAAATCCTTGTTGATAGTGCTCGCCCATATACCTATTATTGTAAAAAGATGTCAAGAACGGCAAGGAGAGATATTATGGCTGAAATCCATCCCAGCGTGTTCGTGGCCCCCAACGTATTCGTTTCCGGGGATGTGACGGTGGACGAAGACAGTTCCTTATGGCCCGGCGCTTCCCTCAGGGGAGACCTGGCGCCCATTCGGATAGGCAAGGGTTCATCCATTCAGGACAACTGCTCAATACATGTGAATCCCGGCTTTACCGTCGAAGTGGGGGATCTGGTTACCGTGGGCCACGGGGCAGTGCTGCACGGCTGCAAGGTTGGAAATCATTCCGTGGTGGGAATGAACTCGACGGTCCTGGACGGTGCGGAAATTGGCGATTGCTGCCTGGTGGCCGCAGGGTCGGTGGTCAAAGGAGGAACCAAGGTTCCTGACTATTCCCTGGTGGCCGGAAATCCGGCGGAAATCAAATCCGTTAGGCTGAAGCCCTTTATGAATTGGGTCGGAGCTTTAATGTATGTGGCCATATCCAGCCTGTACAAGGAAGGGGCGACCGAGTTCCCGCCGGATGAACTCAACAGGATCGTGGATTCGCTGAAAGACAAATACCCCATGCCCCCCGAATAGCCGCAGCTTTTCTTATAGCTTGGAACGGGTTACATGGTTGTCCATGCGACGTGCTGGCCGGCGGTGTTGGTTTTTAGGGTGACTTCGCCGGTGGCCATGTCCAGCCACATGGACCGGGAGCAAAACCCTCCGGTTTCCTGGGCGTTGATGGATTTGCCCATGGACTTGAAGATGTCCGTCAAGGCCTGGTAGTTCCGGGGGCCTATGTTGAACACCCCGGTGGAGGTTTTGCTGCTGGCGCCGCCTGCGATCTTGACTTCCATGCGCCGCCATTTGGCGCCCAGTTGGGAGCACGCCTCGAACAAAGCGGGAATGCCGGTGTCCGCGAACATATACGGCCTGGCTTGCGCCTTTTCCGGGGAGATGGACGAGTGCGGCAGTTGGAAATGCAAAAGGCCTCCGATCCGGGCGACCGGGTCGTAAGCCGATACTCCAATGCAGGAACCCAAAGAATAGGTGGCTAAAACGGCGTCAAGGCTTCCGCTGACTCTCAAGTCTCCAATTCCCGCCTTTACTTCCTTTTTCTTCCCAAGCACCAAACTGGATATGACCGGACTTTGAGCCGGGATGGGATAGTTTTCCAAGTTGCTAAAATGCGCCAGTGAGCCGTAAGCCATTCTTTTTCTCCTTAAAAAAGAAACAATCGGTTATAGGAGGCTTATCGGCATTTAGTTAAAAAAATTTAGGCGATTTTTCACATTCGGGCTATCTTGTGGAGGCTCTCTGAGCCGCGGCGTATTCTTCTGCTTGTACAGAAAATAAAAGCCCCGGGCGTGAAGGCGCCGGGGCTTTATAAAGCGGAATGAAATTGCAATTTAACTATTTGAAACCCTGTCGAAAATAATCCGGAGGCCTTCCAGGGTCAGGCCGGATTCCACCTCCTCGATGGTTTCCGCCACATTGGCCATCAACGGCGCAAGGCCTCCGGTGGCGATGACCCGGGGCTTGTTTTCCATTTCCTTGACTATCCGCCTGACCAAACCGTCCACAAGCCCGGCGTAGCCCAGGATAATCCCGGACTGCATGCTTTTGGCCGTGTCTTTGCCTATGGCCTGGGCCGGGGGATTGAAAATTTCCACCCTGGGCAGCTTGGAGGCGCGGGCGAACAAGGCTTCGGAGGCGATGCCCACGCCGGGGCTGATGGCGCCGCCCAGGTATTCGCCGTCCTTGGAAATGCAGTCAAAGGTGGTGGCGGTGCCGAAGTCTATGACGATCAGGGCGTCATGGTAGCGCTCGTAAGCGGCCACGGCGTTGACGATCCGGTCTGCGCCCACCTCCGCGGGATTGTCGTACAGAATGGGCATGCCCATGTCCATTTCCGCGGACACCCAGATAGGCTCGTGGCCCAGATACTTCTGGCAGAATGCGTGAAGAATCTTACGCATGGGCGGGACAACGCAGGAAACGATGGTGGCCGTGATGATTTCCGGCTTGATGTCCTTGCCGGCGAATAATTGGGACGCCAGGACAAAGAATTCGTCCTCTGTGGTTTCCCGCTCCGTCCTGATTCTCCAGTCGCAAACCACGCGCTGATCGTCAAAGACCCCCATAACCGTATTGGTGTTCCCCACATCAATGACTAATAGCATACCCGTTTCCTATTTGATTTGTACCGTAAAAACCTCCGGAGAGGCATCCTGCAAAGTTACGGCGAGCGGCAGGGCGATGACCGCCCGCCTGGCGTACACGCCCCGTTTCAGCCCGCTCAGGTCGATCCAGGCGGCCATTTCTCCGCTATTGGGCAAGTCGTCCAACACCTGCACCGGCCCGCGCACCACTAATTCTATCACCGGAGGAGAAATGTCAAACGCCTTGGGCGGATTTTTCCCTACAATGGGTACTGTAATCCTCCTGACCGCCTTCTCCTCTTCAATCACCACTTTGGCTGTCACGGCCCGGACTTCAGACAGTTTGGCCACCGCCTCCTCCAAATCCAGCGCCGCCTCCCTGGAGAGAGGTTCGCTGGCGCCGGCGATATCCACGGGCTTGGTCGGAACGGTTTCCTTATCCTTCAAAATTCGGGAAGGCCCCTTCAACAAAACCCTTTCCGGAACCACGTTAAGCTCCGTCACCGTATACCCTGACGCCGGCTGGCCCGCCAGCATGACCAGGACGTACATTTCCTTTTCGATTTTCGGCTCGACGCGAAAACTCAATTCCTGGGGCTGGATGGATTCCACGCGGACTCCGCGCGGGACGAGGCCTTCCCCAAGCTGGACGGGGATGGAGACCGCGCCTTCCTCAAAGCCCTTTGGGTCGGGGCGGTAGTAAACCCCTGAATCCATGAGGGAGCTGAGTCTGCTTCTGGGGCATGAAACGGTCAGGGTGAGGTTGTTCACCGGCGGGTCCACGGCCATGAGATCCCCCCGTACGTCCCAGTCAATGGGGACAAGGATTTCCGCCTGCGTGGGGATGACAAAGCAGAAAAAGATCCAACCGGCGAGGCACGCCAGCCCTAAGCCCAGCACGGCCGGCAGGATGATTCTGCGTACTCCGTTTTTAGCGGATTGAGGCTCCATAATGGCTATTCAGCCTGAGCGATGGCGTTTGCCAACAGCATGGTTGTACGGGCTCTTGGAACATCGTGCACCCGAACAATATGAACCCCGGCGGCTGCGGGGGAGGCCAGCACGGCTTGAGTTCCCGTTTCGATATCCTCCATGGAAGGCTCTTCCGTTCCCGGAAGTAAATTGTCAGTCAGTATTTTTCGGATAAAGGATTTGCGGGACGGCCCGAGCAGGACGGGAACGTTCAGGGCGTCCAACGCGTCCAGATGCTTGATAAGCAAGAGGTTGTGGAGGACGGTTTTTCCAAAGCCGATGCCGGGGTCTACTATGACCAGATCGCGGGAAATTCCAGCCTCCACGGCTTTTTCCACGGCGTTGCCCAGGTAATCGCGCACTTCCGCCACGACGTCTTTGTACTGAGGCGCTTCCTGCATGGTTTTGGGCGTGCCCGCCATATGCATGAGGATCACCGGGACTCCCGCCTTGGCGGCGGTCTCAGCCATTTGCGGATCCATGTTAAAAGCGCTGACGTCGTTGATGATGCTGGCGCCGGCCTTGACGGCGGCCTCGGCCGCCGCGGCTTTCATGGTGTCTATGGAAATAGGGACGGAGACCTCTTTGTTCAGCCTCTCAATGACCGGAACCACCCTGTCGATTTCTTCCTGGACGGACACCGGATCCGAAAACGGCCGCGTGGATTCGCCGCCAATATCGATGATGTCCGCTCCTTGGGAAACCATTTCAAGGCCGTGGGCGACGGCTTTGTCGGTCTCCCTCCATAGCCCCCCATCCGAAAAGGAGTCCGGGGTGACGTTGAGAATACCCATGATAAGGGTGCGGCTGGTCATATCCAGCCTGCGGCCGTTCCAGGCCATGGTATAAGGCTTCAAACGAACTTCTCCTATTCTTCTTCGTCCCTGTCGCGGGGATCGGAGCCATCCTTTAATTCAATATCTTCCGCATCTGCACTGTTTTCAGGAGTCTCCGGCGCAGACTCGTATTTGGCGTTCAAGGTCGGCCCGGGAGGAGCGATGACCTGCCCTTCTTCCGGAGCGTCTTCCCCTTCCTCCTCTTTCAATTCTCTTTTGAACTTTTCGGAAGGAAGTTCCAGGCCAGGACGCATGGAATGAATAAGCTCGTCCAGCTCCGCACCCATAATGGTTTCCTTCTTCAGCAAAAGATCCGCCAGGGCGTGGAGGATGTCCACATTGTCGGTCAGGAGCTTGACGGCGTTCTCATAGCTGGTCGTAATAAGGTTCTTGACTTCCTGGTCGATCTGCCGGGCCGTTTCTTCGGAATAATCCCTGGGCTTGGCGATCTCGCGTCCCAGGAAAACCTGCTCGTCGCCCTGTGCGTAAGAAAGGGGGCCCATCTTTTCACTCATTCCCCATTCCCGAACCATGCGCTGGGCCGTTTCCGTGGCCTGCTTGATGTCGTTGGACGCGCCCGTGCTTATGCGGTTGAAAATCAAATCTTCAGCCACCCGGCCGCCGAACGCGACGGCCAGTTCGCTTTCTAACTGGTCTTTATACTGGGTGACCCTGTCTTCCGAAAGGAACCAGGTGACGCCCAACGCCCTGCCCCGCGGTATGATGGTCACTTTGTTGACCGGCAGGGTTCCGGGCAGGAAGCGGGCGACCAACGCGTGTCCGCCTTCGTGATACGCGGTCATGCGAAGCTCGGCCTTGGACATGACCTTGGTCTTGCGGGCCAGCCCCATGTAGACCTTGTCTTTGGACTCCTCAAAGTCCATCATTTCCAGCTTATCCTTGCCCTTTTTGGCGGCCAGCAGGGCGGTTTCGTTCACCAGGTTTTCCAGGTCTGCGCCGGAAAAACCCGCCGTGCCCTTGGCAAGGGCATCGGCGTCCACGTCGTCCCCAATGGGGGTCTTTTTCATGTGGACTTCCAGGATTTTTTTACGCCCGCGGATATCGGGCAGAGGCACAACCACCTGGCGGTCGAACCGGCCGGGCCTGAGCAGGGCCGGGTCCAGAACGTCCGGCCTGTTGGTTGCCGAAATCAGGATAACGCCTTCGTTGGATTCAAACCCGTCCATTTCCACCAGAAGCTGGTTAAGGGTCTGCTCCCGTTCATCGTGTCCGCCGCCCAGGCCTGCGCCGCGATGGCGTCCCACGGCGTCAATTTCATCGATGAATATGATGCAAGGGGCGCTCTTTTTGCCTTGCATAAACAAATCGCGAACCCGGGAGGCGCCCACGCCCACGAACATTTCCACAAAATCCGAACCGCTGATGGTAAAAAAGGGGACCTCCGCCTCTCCGGCGATGGCG contains the following coding sequences:
- the ftsH gene encoding ATP-dependent zinc metalloprotease FtsH; amino-acid sequence: MNPWYKNLAFWVIIIFAVFLMFSTFEQSAQQQEVTYSEFLQMVDRGEVDSVSIQGKKITLKKNDKEWSTYAPEDQSLIPHLTQKGIDIKAEPPSDNSIGIYILQWLPMIVLLGVWIFFMRQMQSGGGKAMSFGKSRARLLSDQQARVTFDDVAGVDEALEELSEIVEFLRDPRKFTRLGGRIPKGVLLMGPPGSGKTLLARAIAGEAEVPFFTISGSDFVEMFVGVGASRVRDLFMQGKKSAPCIIFIDEIDAVGRHRGAGLGGGHDEREQTLNQLLVEMDGFESNEGVILISATNRPDVLDPALLRPGRFDRQVVVPLPDIRGRKKILEVHMKKTPIGDDVDADALAKGTAGFSGADLENLVNETALLAAKKGKDKLEMMDFEESKDKVYMGLARKTKVMSKAELRMTAYHEGGHALVARFLPGTLPVNKVTIIPRGRALGVTWFLSEDRVTQYKDQLESELAVAFGGRVAEDLIFNRISTGASNDIKQATETAQRMVREWGMSEKMGPLSYAQGDEQVFLGREIAKPRDYSEETARQIDQEVKNLITTSYENAVKLLTDNVDILHALADLLLKKETIMGAELDELIHSMRPGLELPSEKFKRELKEEEGEDAPEEGQVIAPPGPTLNAKYESAPETPENSADAEDIELKDGSDPRDRDEEE